GAAAGGCAGGCGCAGCAGGGGGTAGACTTCATAACCGTTCATTGCGGACTACTCAGGGAGCATATGCCACTGGCCTCGACCAGGGCAACAGGTATAGTGAGCCGCGGTGGAGCGCTGACCGCCAGATGGATGCAGAAAAATAGAAAACAAAATCCCCTCTATGAACACTACGACAGGCTGTTGGAGATATGTCAGAGATACGATCTCTGCCTAAGCCTCGGCGACGGGTTACGCCCCGGTTCGCTTGCAGATGCATCCGATGCCGCGCAGTTTGCGGAACTAAAAGTGCTGGGAGAGCTCACGATGCGCGCAAGGGAGGCATACGTTCAGGCCATGGTGGAAGGCCCCGGACACATCCCTTTCGATCAGATAGAGATGAACATGCGTAAGCAGGATGAACTATGCGACGGAGCCCCCTTCTACGTCCTAGGCCCTATCGTCACAGACATCGCTGCCGGCTACGACCACATAGCTTCCGCGATAGGCGGTACGATGGCGGCGTTTTGCGGCGCAGCGATGCTTTGCTACGTCACGCCAAAGGAACACTTGGGACTTCCAAACGCCGATGACGTCCGCGCTGGAGTGATAGCTCATAAGATAGCCGCCCACGCAGCTGACATCGCCCTGAAAAAACCCGGAGCCCGGCTAAAGGATGACGCAATGTCGAAGGCTCGTTTCGAACTCGATTGGGATAAACAATTCGAATTCATGCTCGATCCCGACAAGGCCAGGGACTACCTGAATGAGGCCAACTCGAAAAAGGGGCTCAAAACGGCGGAACCGTGTTCAATGTGCGGGCCCAAATTCTGCGCAATGCGAATTTCCCGCGAAGTTTCAGGTCATTGACGAGCACCTTTTTTTTTGCAAGCATCCCGACCCATGAAAATGACAAACTACACCAAGCAGGAACGAACGCTGATACTCTTCATGAGGATAATCGGCGTCGCGTTTCTCATCGCAGCAGCCGTTTTCACCTCCTCGCCGGATTATATACTCACCTATATAACCGACATCGGCAGCGTATTTTTCGGATGGAAATCCCCTCGCGGGGCTTTGGGCGCCGAAAAATTCTGGCTTGTTCCCGCTGTGGCGCTGCAGATATCCATGGCGTATTCGGCTTTCATGGTCCAGAAAGATCCGGCGCTCCATATCGAACACTCGCGCCACATAATAATGAGCAAGTTCATTTGTGCAGCAGGTTTCACGGCGCTGCTCTTTGCCGAAAGCATGCAATTTTTTTATCTGCTGGGAACGGTGGTCGAAGGCCTGATATTCGTAATCACACTCCTGA
The sequence above is drawn from the Myxococcales bacterium genome and encodes:
- the thiC gene encoding phosphomethylpyrimidine synthase ThiC; this encodes MRKEWIAKRSGDKIKTQMYYARKGIITGEMKYVAENESLPAEDVRTAIAAGRMVIPANINHPHLIPSGIGKLCRCKINANIGNSSISSDIGCELGKLRLAVAYGADAVMDLSTGTDINEIREAIVAESSVPIGTVPIYEAAEMVENIEELTVDQLFSVIERQAQQGVDFITVHCGLLREHMPLASTRATGIVSRGGALTARWMQKNRKQNPLYEHYDRLLEICQRYDLCLSLGDGLRPGSLADASDAAQFAELKVLGELTMRAREAYVQAMVEGPGHIPFDQIEMNMRKQDELCDGAPFYVLGPIVTDIAAGYDHIASAIGGTMAAFCGAAMLCYVTPKEHLGLPNADDVRAGVIAHKIAAHAADIALKKPGARLKDDAMSKARFELDWDKQFEFMLDPDKARDYLNEANSKKGLKTAEPCSMCGPKFCAMRISREVSGH